A region of Streptomyces cinnamoneus DNA encodes the following proteins:
- the abc-f gene encoding ribosomal protection-like ABC-F family protein, translated as MITASGIELRAGARVLIESASFRIAKGDRIGLVGRNGAGKTTLTKCLAGEGIPAAGTIARSGEVGYLPQDPRTGDLDVLARDRVLSARGLDAVLRKMRENEDRMANGKGATREKAMKKYERLETEFLTKGGYAAEAEAATIAASLGLPDRILTQPLHTLSGGQRRRVELARILFSDADTLLLDEPTNHLDADSIAWLRDYLKTYRGGFVVISHDVDLVETVVNKVFYLDANRSVIDVYNMGWKLYQQQREADEKRRKRERQNAEKKAAALNSQADKMRAKATKTVAAQNMARRAEKLLSGLEAERVSDKVAKLRFPEPAPCGKTPLMADGLSKSYGSLEIFTDVDLAIDKGSRVVILGLNGAGKTTLLRLLAGTEKPDTGQVTPGHGLKLGYYAQEHETLDPDRTVLENMRSSAPDLDLVEVRKTLGSFLFSGDDVDKPAGVLSGGEKTRLALATLVVSSANVLLLDEPTNNLDPASREEILGALRTYKGAVVLVTHDEGAVEALEPERIILLPDGVEDLWGPDYADLVALA; from the coding sequence GTGATCACCGCCTCCGGCATCGAGCTGCGCGCCGGCGCACGCGTCCTCATCGAGTCGGCCAGCTTCCGCATCGCCAAGGGCGACCGCATCGGCCTCGTGGGCCGCAACGGCGCGGGCAAGACCACCCTCACCAAGTGCCTCGCCGGCGAGGGCATCCCCGCCGCGGGCACCATCGCCCGCTCCGGCGAGGTCGGCTACCTCCCGCAGGACCCGCGCACCGGCGACCTCGACGTCCTGGCCCGCGACCGCGTCCTGTCCGCCCGCGGCCTCGACGCCGTGCTGCGCAAGATGCGTGAGAACGAGGACCGGATGGCGAACGGCAAGGGCGCCACCCGCGAGAAGGCCATGAAGAAGTACGAGCGCCTGGAGACGGAGTTCCTCACCAAGGGCGGCTACGCCGCCGAGGCGGAGGCCGCGACCATCGCCGCCAGCCTCGGCCTGCCCGACCGCATCCTCACCCAGCCGCTGCACACCCTCTCCGGCGGTCAGCGCCGCCGCGTGGAGCTGGCCCGCATCCTCTTCTCCGACGCCGACACGCTGCTGCTCGACGAGCCCACCAACCACCTCGACGCCGACTCCATCGCCTGGCTGCGGGACTACCTCAAGACCTACCGCGGCGGCTTCGTCGTGATCTCCCACGACGTCGACCTCGTCGAGACCGTCGTCAACAAGGTCTTCTACCTCGACGCCAACCGCTCGGTCATCGACGTCTACAACATGGGCTGGAAGCTGTACCAGCAGCAGCGCGAGGCCGACGAGAAGCGCCGCAAGCGCGAGCGGCAGAACGCCGAGAAGAAGGCCGCCGCCCTCAACTCGCAGGCCGACAAGATGCGCGCCAAGGCCACCAAGACCGTCGCCGCGCAGAACATGGCGCGGCGGGCCGAGAAGCTGCTGTCGGGCCTGGAGGCCGAGCGGGTCTCCGACAAGGTCGCCAAGCTGCGCTTCCCCGAGCCCGCCCCCTGCGGCAAGACCCCGCTCATGGCCGACGGCCTGTCCAAGTCCTACGGCTCGCTGGAGATCTTCACCGACGTCGACCTGGCGATCGACAAGGGCTCCCGCGTCGTCATCCTCGGCCTCAACGGTGCCGGCAAGACCACCCTGCTGCGCCTGCTCGCCGGCACCGAGAAGCCCGACACCGGCCAGGTCACCCCCGGTCACGGCCTCAAGCTCGGCTACTACGCCCAGGAGCACGAGACGCTCGACCCGGACCGCACGGTGCTGGAGAACATGCGCTCCTCCGCCCCCGACCTGGACCTGGTCGAGGTCCGCAAGACGCTCGGCTCGTTCCTCTTCTCCGGCGACGACGTGGACAAGCCGGCGGGCGTGCTCTCCGGCGGTGAGAAGACCCGGCTGGCGCTGGCCACCCTGGTCGTCTCCTCCGCCAACGTGCTGCTGCTCGACGAGCCCACCAACAACCTCGACCCCGCCAGCCGCGAGGAGATCCTGGGCGCCCTGCGCACCTACAAGGGCGCCGTCGTCCTGGTCACCCACGACGAGGGCGCCGTCGAGGCCCTCGAGCCCGAGCGCATCATCCTGCTGCCCGACGGCGTCGAGGACCTGTGGGGTCCGGACTACGCCGACCTGGTCGCCCTCGCCTGA
- a CDS encoding Asp23/Gls24 family envelope stress response protein yields the protein MTETVSQTSQPPAERGRTTIADGVVEKIAGLAARDVVGVHALGSGLARTFGAVRDRVPGGGRSVTRGVKAEVGEVQTALDLEIVVDYGVAITDVAHSVRENVILAVERMTGLEVVEVNIAVSDVKLPDEEEEEPEPRLQ from the coding sequence ATGACCGAGACGGTGAGCCAGACCAGTCAGCCCCCGGCCGAGCGGGGCCGGACGACGATCGCCGACGGCGTCGTCGAGAAGATCGCGGGTCTCGCGGCCCGCGACGTGGTGGGCGTCCACGCCCTGGGCAGCGGGCTCGCCCGCACCTTCGGCGCGGTGCGGGACCGGGTGCCCGGCGGCGGCAGGTCCGTCACGCGCGGCGTGAAGGCCGAGGTCGGCGAGGTGCAGACCGCACTCGACCTGGAGATCGTCGTGGACTACGGCGTGGCGATCACCGATGTGGCCCACTCCGTGCGGGAGAACGTCATCCTGGCGGTGGAACGTATGACGGGCCTTGAGGTCGTCGAGGTCAACATCGCCGTGAGCGACGTCAAGCTGCCGGACGAGGAAGAGGAAGAGCCGGAGCCGAGGCTCCAGTAG
- a CDS encoding helix-turn-helix domain-containing protein yields the protein MAETLKKGSRVTGAAREKLAADLKRKYDSGASIRALAEETGRSYGFVHRMLSESGVILRGRGGATRGKKAASA from the coding sequence GTGGCCGAGACTCTGAAGAAGGGCAGCCGGGTGACCGGCGCCGCGCGCGAAAAGCTCGCGGCAGACCTGAAGAGGAAGTACGACTCCGGTGCGAGTATCAGGGCGCTGGCCGAAGAGACCGGTCGCTCCTATGGCTTCGTGCACCGGATGCTCAGTGAATCCGGCGTGATCCTGCGAGGTCGCGGCGGAGCGACGCGCGGCAAGAAGGCCGCCTCGGCCTGA
- a CDS encoding glycoside hydrolase family 15 protein, whose translation MAALIEDYALIGDLQTAALVGRDGSVDWLCLPRFDSAACFAALLGDEDNGHWRLAPDGAGACTRRAYLKDSLALESVWETARGTVKVTDFMPQRDRAPDLVRIVEGVSGQVDMRSVLRLRFDYGDIVPWIRRTDGHRVAVAGPDSAWLRSEPPVPTYGRDYSTYSEFTVGAGEKVAFVLTWHPSHEPRPRLVDPHEALEHCLADWRAWADRCQYEGPHRDAVVRSLITLKALTYAPTGGIVAAPTTSLPEEIGGVRNWDYRYCWLRDSTLTLKALLSLGYEEEATAWRDWLLRAVAGKPSDLQIMYGLGGERRLPERELPWLAGYERSQPVRVGNGAVGQLQLDVYGEVIDSLHVARRGGLLAKPHAWNIQRHFLEFLQRHWREPDEGLWEIRGPRRHFVHSKVMAWVAADRAVRALEADPGLGGDVDAWRTMRDEVHREVCARGYDAERGTFTQYYGSRELDAAALLIPRVGFLPPDDPRVVGTVDAVRRELTCEGFVRRYSLEGRRVDGLPGDEGTFLVCSFWLADALYLTGRTKEARKLFEQLLTLRNDVGLLAEEYAPGAGRLLGNFPQAFSHIGLVGTALLLSGGDTAD comes from the coding sequence GTGGCAGCTCTCATCGAGGACTACGCGCTCATCGGCGATCTCCAGACGGCGGCGCTCGTCGGCCGTGACGGCTCGGTCGACTGGCTCTGCCTGCCCCGCTTCGACTCCGCGGCCTGCTTCGCGGCCCTGCTCGGCGACGAGGACAACGGCCATTGGCGGCTCGCCCCCGACGGCGCCGGCGCCTGCACCCGGCGCGCCTACCTGAAGGACTCCCTCGCCCTGGAGTCCGTGTGGGAGACCGCCCGGGGCACCGTCAAGGTCACCGACTTCATGCCGCAGCGCGACCGCGCCCCCGACCTCGTGCGCATCGTCGAGGGCGTCAGCGGACAGGTGGACATGCGCAGCGTGCTGCGACTGCGCTTCGACTACGGCGACATCGTCCCGTGGATACGGCGCACCGACGGCCACCGGGTGGCCGTCGCCGGGCCGGACTCGGCGTGGCTGCGCAGCGAACCGCCCGTGCCCACCTACGGCCGTGACTACAGCACCTACTCCGAGTTCACCGTCGGGGCCGGCGAGAAGGTCGCCTTCGTGCTCACCTGGCACCCCTCCCACGAGCCCCGGCCCCGGCTCGTCGATCCCCACGAGGCGCTGGAGCACTGCCTGGCGGACTGGCGCGCGTGGGCGGACCGCTGTCAGTACGAGGGGCCCCACCGCGACGCGGTCGTCCGCTCGCTGATCACGCTCAAGGCCCTCACCTACGCCCCCACCGGCGGCATCGTCGCCGCCCCCACCACCTCGCTGCCCGAGGAGATCGGCGGCGTCCGCAACTGGGACTACCGCTACTGCTGGCTGCGCGACTCCACCCTCACCCTCAAGGCCCTGCTCTCGCTCGGATACGAGGAGGAGGCCACCGCCTGGCGTGACTGGCTGCTGCGCGCGGTGGCCGGCAAGCCCTCCGACCTCCAGATCATGTACGGGCTGGGGGGCGAGCGCCGGCTGCCCGAGCGGGAGCTGCCCTGGCTGGCGGGCTACGAGCGCTCCCAGCCGGTGCGGGTGGGCAACGGCGCGGTCGGGCAGCTCCAGCTCGACGTCTACGGCGAGGTCATCGACTCCCTGCACGTCGCCCGCCGGGGCGGCCTGCTCGCCAAGCCGCACGCGTGGAACATCCAGCGGCACTTCCTGGAGTTCCTCCAGCGGCACTGGCGCGAGCCCGACGAGGGCCTGTGGGAGATCCGCGGCCCCCGCCGTCACTTCGTGCACTCCAAGGTGATGGCCTGGGTCGCCGCCGACCGCGCCGTGCGCGCCCTGGAGGCGGACCCCGGGCTGGGCGGCGACGTCGACGCCTGGCGCACGATGCGCGACGAGGTCCACCGCGAGGTCTGCGCACGGGGCTACGACGCCGAGCGCGGCACCTTCACGCAGTACTACGGCTCGCGCGAACTCGACGCGGCCGCCCTGCTCATCCCCCGCGTCGGCTTCCTGCCGCCCGACGACCCCCGCGTCGTCGGCACGGTGGACGCGGTCCGCCGGGAGCTGACGTGCGAGGGGTTCGTCCGCCGCTACAGCCTGGAGGGCAGGCGGGTCGACGGGCTGCCCGGCGACGAGGGCACCTTCCTGGTGTGCTCGTTCTGGCTGGCCGACGCGCTGTATCTGACGGGGCGCACGAAGGAGGCCCGGAAGCTGTTCGAGCAGTTGCTCACCCTGCGCAACGACGTGGGCCTGCTCGCGGAGGAGTACGCCCCCGGCGCCGGCCGGCTGCTGGGCAACTTCCCCCAGGCGTTCAGCCACATCGGCCTCGTGGGAACGGCCCTTCTCCTGTCGGGTGGTGACACGGCAGACTGA
- a CDS encoding DEDDh family exonuclease codes for MLEDRTAAASPSPWPAAYPEGYAVVDVETTGLARDDRIVSAAVYQLDARGRVEDQWYTLVNPERDPGPVWIHGLTTDVLSGAPLFPEIAEEFARRLQGRVLVAHNAAFDWSMIAREYARAKAAAPVRQRLCTIALSKELGLPLPNHKLESLAAHYGVVQQRAHHALDDARVLAEAFRPSLQLAAEAGLRLPLLACQPLTEWSDGPSAATRSAKIGYQPSYRSGTWRPSRKRPACPYPNPGRYKSGEQLIQGMRVAFSGDTSVDRELLEDRAVEAGLHVATSVSRLTSLLVTNDPDSPTSKVVKARSFATPVVDEAAFIQLLSHVTPAGGGRA; via the coding sequence ATGCTCGAAGACCGCACCGCCGCCGCATCGCCCAGCCCGTGGCCGGCCGCGTATCCCGAGGGGTACGCGGTCGTCGACGTGGAGACCACCGGGCTCGCCCGGGACGACCGGATAGTGTCGGCCGCGGTCTATCAACTGGACGCCCGCGGCCGGGTGGAGGACCAGTGGTACACGCTGGTCAATCCCGAGCGGGATCCGGGCCCGGTGTGGATCCACGGGCTCACCACCGACGTCCTCTCGGGCGCGCCGCTGTTCCCGGAGATCGCCGAGGAGTTCGCCCGGCGGCTTCAGGGGCGGGTGCTCGTGGCGCACAACGCCGCCTTCGACTGGTCCATGATCGCCCGGGAGTACGCGCGCGCGAAGGCCGCCGCCCCGGTGCGGCAGCGGCTGTGCACGATCGCGCTCTCCAAGGAGCTGGGGCTGCCGCTGCCCAACCACAAGCTGGAGTCGCTGGCCGCGCACTACGGCGTCGTCCAGCAGCGGGCCCACCACGCGCTGGACGACGCCCGGGTGCTCGCCGAGGCGTTCCGGCCGAGCCTGCAGCTGGCGGCGGAGGCGGGGCTGCGGCTGCCGCTGCTGGCGTGCCAGCCGCTGACCGAGTGGTCCGACGGACCGTCGGCGGCCACCCGGTCGGCGAAGATCGGCTATCAGCCGTCCTACCGGTCCGGCACCTGGCGGCCGAGCCGCAAGCGGCCGGCGTGCCCGTATCCCAACCCGGGGCGCTATAAATCGGGCGAACAGCTCATTCAGGGCATGCGGGTGGCGTTCTCCGGTGACACCTCGGTCGACCGGGAGCTGCTGGAGGACCGGGCCGTCGAGGCCGGTCTCCACGTGGCCACCAGCGTCTCCCGCCTCACCAGCCTGCTGGTGACCAACGATCCCGACTCCCCCACCTCCAAGGTCGTCAAGGCCCGTTCCTTCGCCACTCCCGTGGTGGACGAGGCGGCGTTCATACAGCTGCTGTCGCACGTGACCCCGGCGGGGGGCGGCCGCGCCTGA
- a CDS encoding Asp23/Gls24 family envelope stress response protein codes for MGGGRAVEPAERGATRIADRVVAKIASRAAGEALSDTAEEHHEPPLASVVVHEGAARIRVAVELGYPGDIGARCRAVRSRVAERVRGLAGMDVPEVVITVERLHSPHTGRADRERVR; via the coding sequence GTGGGGGGAGGACGCGCGGTGGAGCCCGCCGAGCGCGGAGCGACCCGCATCGCCGACCGCGTCGTCGCGAAGATCGCCTCCCGGGCCGCAGGGGAGGCGCTGAGCGACACGGCGGAGGAGCACCACGAGCCCCCGCTGGCCTCCGTGGTCGTCCACGAGGGCGCGGCACGGATCCGGGTCGCGGTGGAGCTGGGATACCCGGGTGACATCGGCGCCCGCTGCCGCGCCGTGCGCAGCCGCGTCGCCGAGCGGGTGCGGGGGCTGGCGGGCATGGACGTGCCGGAGGTGGTGATCACGGTGGAGCGGCTGCATTCACCGCACACCGGCCGCGCGGACCGGGAGCGGGTGCGATGA
- a CDS encoding TldD/PmbA family protein, which produces MPHEIDPSFLALPLRPLADAALARARALGAEHADFRFERVRDASWRLRDARLAGSSDSTDLGYAVRVVHGGTWGFASGVELTMDAAARVASQAVAMAKLSAKVIAAAGSDERVELADEPVHAERTWVSSYETDPFDVPDSDKTGLLAEWSERLLAADGVAHVDASLVTVHENKFYADSAGTTTTQQRVRLHPQLTAVAVDHRTGGFDSMRTLAPPAGRGWEYLTGAGGWDWDAELAEIPSLLAEKMRAPSVEAGTYDLVVDPSNLWLTIHESVGHATELDRALGYEAAYAGTSFATPDLLGTLAYGSQLMNVTGDRTAEHGLATVGYDDEGVAAQSWDLVRDGVLVGYQLDRRIARLTGLGRSNGCAYADSPAHVPVQRMANVSLRPAAGGPSTEELISGVKRGVYVVGDRSWSIDMQRYNFQFTQQRAYAIRDGRLAGQLRDVAYQGITPEFWGSMEAIGGPRTYVLGGAFNCGKAQPGQVAAVSHGCPSALFRGVNILNTANEAGHG; this is translated from the coding sequence GTGCCGCATGAGATCGATCCGTCATTCCTGGCGCTGCCACTGCGCCCGTTGGCCGACGCGGCGCTCGCGCGGGCGCGGGCCCTGGGGGCCGAGCACGCGGACTTCCGGTTCGAGCGGGTGCGCGACGCGTCGTGGCGACTGCGGGACGCCCGGCTGGCGGGGTCCTCGGACTCCACCGACCTGGGGTACGCGGTCCGGGTCGTGCACGGCGGCACGTGGGGGTTCGCCTCCGGTGTGGAACTGACGATGGACGCCGCGGCACGCGTGGCGTCGCAGGCCGTGGCGATGGCGAAGCTGTCGGCCAAGGTGATCGCGGCCGCGGGCTCCGACGAGAGGGTGGAGCTGGCGGACGAGCCGGTGCACGCGGAACGGACGTGGGTCTCCTCCTACGAGACCGATCCCTTCGACGTGCCCGACTCCGACAAGACCGGGCTGCTCGCCGAGTGGAGCGAGCGGCTGCTGGCCGCCGACGGGGTGGCCCACGTGGACGCGTCCCTGGTCACCGTGCACGAGAACAAGTTCTACGCCGACTCCGCCGGCACCACGACCACCCAGCAGCGGGTCCGGCTGCACCCCCAGCTGACGGCCGTGGCCGTGGACCACCGGACCGGCGGCTTCGACTCCATGCGCACCCTCGCGCCCCCGGCCGGCCGCGGCTGGGAGTACCTGACGGGTGCCGGCGGCTGGGACTGGGACGCCGAGCTCGCCGAGATCCCCTCCCTCCTGGCCGAGAAGATGCGCGCGCCGAGCGTCGAGGCGGGCACCTACGACCTGGTCGTCGACCCCTCCAACCTGTGGCTGACGATCCACGAGTCGGTCGGCCACGCCACCGAGCTCGACCGCGCGCTCGGCTACGAGGCCGCCTACGCGGGCACCTCCTTCGCCACCCCCGACCTCCTGGGCACGCTCGCGTACGGCTCGCAGCTCATGAACGTGACCGGGGACCGGACCGCCGAGCACGGCCTGGCGACCGTCGGCTACGACGACGAGGGCGTGGCCGCCCAGTCCTGGGACCTGGTCCGCGACGGCGTCCTGGTCGGCTACCAGCTCGACCGCCGCATCGCCCGCCTCACCGGTCTCGGCCGGTCCAACGGATGCGCGTACGCCGACTCGCCCGCCCACGTGCCGGTGCAGCGCATGGCGAACGTCTCGCTGCGGCCGGCGGCCGGCGGTCCGTCGACCGAGGAGCTGATCTCGGGCGTGAAGAGGGGCGTCTACGTCGTCGGGGACCGGTCGTGGTCCATCGACATGCAGCGTTACAACTTCCAATTCACCCAGCAGAGGGCATACGCGATCCGCGACGGCCGCCTGGCCGGCCAGCTCCGGGATGTTGCCTACCAGGGAATCACGCCCGAGTTCTGGGGCTCGATGGAGGCCATCGGAGGCCCCCGGACCTACGTCCTGGGAGGCGCCTTCAACTGCGGGAAGGCCCAGCCGGGGCAGGTCGCGGCGGTGTCACACGGGTGCCCGTCGGCGCTGTTCCGGGGTGTGAATATTTTGAACACTGCGAACGAGGCCGGACACGGCTGA
- a CDS encoding enoyl-CoA hydratase/isomerase family protein has translation MTARETLLDQDGVQLTVADAVATVTLTNPAKRNAQSPALWRALTEAGRLLPGTVRVVVLRGEGKSFSAGLDRQAFTPEGFDGEPSFLDLARGSDEALDAEIATYQEAFTWWRRNDVVSIAAVQGHAIGAGFQLALACDLRVCADDAQFAMKETSLGLVPDLGGTQPLVSLVGYARALEICATGRFVGADEAERTGLANLVVPLAELSAATDDLTAALLAAPRDAVVETKALLRGAAGRTYDEQRVAERAAQGRRLRDLAGLGE, from the coding sequence ATGACTGCCCGCGAAACCCTGCTCGACCAGGACGGCGTACAGCTCACCGTCGCCGACGCGGTTGCCACCGTCACGCTGACCAATCCCGCCAAGCGCAACGCTCAGTCGCCCGCCCTGTGGCGGGCCCTGACCGAGGCGGGCCGGCTGCTGCCGGGCACGGTCCGGGTGGTGGTGCTCCGCGGCGAGGGCAAGTCGTTCTCCGCGGGGCTCGACCGTCAGGCGTTCACGCCCGAGGGCTTCGACGGGGAGCCCTCGTTCCTGGACCTCGCGCGCGGGTCGGACGAGGCGCTGGACGCGGAAATCGCCACGTACCAGGAGGCGTTCACCTGGTGGCGCCGCAACGACGTCGTCTCCATAGCCGCCGTGCAGGGGCATGCCATCGGCGCGGGCTTCCAGCTGGCGCTCGCCTGTGACCTGCGCGTGTGCGCGGACGACGCGCAGTTCGCCATGAAGGAGACCAGCCTCGGGCTGGTGCCGGACCTCGGCGGCACGCAGCCGCTGGTCTCCCTCGTGGGCTACGCCCGCGCCCTGGAGATCTGCGCCACGGGACGCTTCGTCGGAGCGGACGAGGCCGAGCGGACGGGGCTCGCCAACCTCGTCGTCCCGCTCGCCGAACTGTCCGCCGCCACCGACGACCTGACGGCGGCTCTGCTGGCGGCGCCCCGGGACGCGGTCGTCGAGACGAAGGCGTTGCTGCGGGGCGCGGCCGGCCGTACGTACGACGAGCAGCGCGTCGCGGAGCGCGCGGCGCAGGGGCGCCGGCTGCGCGACCTCGCGGGGCTGGGGGAGTAG
- a CDS encoding DUF6286 domain-containing protein has protein sequence MSAPVPLEKPAPEETEGGPAPAHGHAHAHRFWSARRVPAAFLAALLLAGAGVLLYDVVAVRAHHPAMAWRRRLAHELATRPLDDPWVTTGAALAVVLGLWLIVLALTPGRRRVLPMRRDTPDVRAGLDRRAAALVLRDRAMEVPGVQSVRVDVTRRRVRARARSHFRDLDEVRTDVGAVLAAGVRELGLAREPSLSVHVHRPAKR, from the coding sequence ATGAGCGCTCCCGTGCCCCTGGAGAAGCCCGCGCCCGAGGAGACCGAGGGCGGGCCCGCGCCGGCGCACGGGCACGCGCACGCGCACCGCTTCTGGTCCGCGCGCCGGGTCCCGGCCGCGTTCCTGGCGGCCCTCCTGCTGGCCGGTGCGGGCGTCCTCCTCTACGACGTGGTCGCCGTGCGCGCCCACCACCCGGCCATGGCGTGGCGCCGCCGGCTCGCGCACGAGCTGGCCACCCGCCCCCTCGACGATCCCTGGGTGACCACGGGCGCGGCCCTGGCCGTTGTGCTGGGCCTCTGGCTGATCGTGCTGGCCCTCACGCCCGGCCGGCGCCGGGTGCTGCCCATGCGCCGCGACACCCCGGACGTCCGGGCCGGGCTCGACCGCAGGGCTGCCGCCCTGGTCCTGCGGGACCGGGCCATGGAGGTGCCGGGCGTGCAGTCCGTGCGGGTCGACGTCACACGCCGTCGGGTCCGGGCGCGAGCCCGGTCGCACTTCCGGGACCTGGACGAGGTGCGGACGGACGTCGGCGCCGTCCTGGCGGCGGGCGTCCGGGAGCTGGGACTGGCCCGGGAGCCGTCCTTGTCCGTGCACGTCCACCGGCCGGCGAAGAGGTGA
- a CDS encoding SDR family oxidoreductase, which translates to MDLGLKDRVYVLTGASRGLGFATARELTADGARVVVSGRDEKTARAAAAELGGNAVGVAADNADPGAAGRLLATARERFGRLDGVLVSVGGPPPGSAADNDDDQWRAAFEAVFLGAVRMARTAAAELGEGGVIAFVLSSSVYEPVPGLTISNGLRPGLAGFAKSLSRELAPRGIRVVGLLPGRVETDRLRELDALSGDSEAARARHSAAIPLGRYGAPEEFGKVAAFMMSPAASYVTGVMLPVDGGARHGF; encoded by the coding sequence ATGGATCTTGGACTCAAGGACCGGGTGTACGTCCTGACCGGCGCGAGCCGCGGCCTGGGCTTCGCCACCGCACGCGAACTCACCGCCGACGGCGCCAGAGTGGTCGTCTCCGGGCGGGACGAGAAGACCGCCCGGGCGGCCGCGGCGGAGCTGGGCGGGAACGCCGTCGGCGTGGCCGCCGACAACGCCGACCCCGGGGCCGCCGGCCGGCTCCTCGCCACCGCCCGGGAGCGCTTCGGCCGCCTCGACGGCGTGCTCGTCAGCGTCGGCGGACCGCCGCCGGGGTCGGCCGCCGACAACGACGACGACCAGTGGCGGGCGGCGTTCGAGGCCGTCTTCCTCGGCGCGGTCCGGATGGCCCGGACGGCCGCGGCGGAGCTGGGCGAGGGCGGGGTCATCGCCTTCGTCCTGTCCTCGTCGGTGTACGAGCCGGTGCCGGGGCTGACGATCTCCAACGGGCTGCGGCCGGGCCTGGCCGGCTTCGCCAAGTCGCTGTCCCGCGAGCTGGCACCGCGCGGCATCCGGGTGGTCGGACTGCTGCCGGGGCGCGTCGAGACGGACCGGCTGCGGGAACTGGACGCGCTGTCGGGCGACTCCGAGGCGGCCCGGGCCCGCCACTCGGCGGCCATTCCGCTGGGCCGCTACGGCGCGCCCGAGGAGTTCGGCAAGGTCGCGGCGTTCATGATGTCGCCCGCCGCCTCGTACGTCACGGGCGTGATGCTGCCCGTGGACGGCGGCGCCCGGCACGGCTTCTGA
- a CDS encoding SURF1 family protein, whose amino-acid sequence MYRFLLTRQWVILTLVGLALIPVMIKLGFWQLHRHEQRVARNNQIGESLAHAPVPITGLTGPGREVAHESVWRRVTATGTYDTKGEVVARYRTDESGKSGYMVITPLVLDDGTAVLVNRGWIPADAGQREFPSVPAPPGGKVTVTGRLRADETAGSGIRDTKGLPARMIMIINSERQAEVLHRPVLGGYVELVSPTGDGQPQPVPSPDHSSIGNHMAYAVQWWLFSAFVPVGWVILVRRERRDRAAEAAAATAGTTTEPAEPAAGVAASSTSPE is encoded by the coding sequence GTGTACCGCTTCCTGCTGACCCGGCAGTGGGTGATCCTCACTCTCGTGGGGCTCGCCCTGATTCCGGTGATGATCAAACTGGGCTTCTGGCAGCTCCACCGCCACGAGCAGAGGGTCGCGCGCAACAACCAGATCGGCGAGAGCCTCGCCCACGCCCCCGTCCCCATCACCGGGCTCACGGGCCCGGGGCGCGAGGTGGCGCACGAGAGCGTCTGGCGCCGGGTCACGGCCACCGGTACGTACGACACCAAGGGCGAGGTCGTCGCCCGCTACCGCACCGACGAGTCGGGCAAGTCCGGCTACATGGTGATCACCCCCCTGGTCCTGGACGACGGCACCGCCGTGCTCGTCAACCGGGGCTGGATCCCGGCCGACGCCGGCCAGCGGGAGTTCCCCTCCGTGCCCGCGCCGCCCGGCGGCAAGGTCACCGTCACGGGCCGGCTGCGCGCCGACGAGACCGCCGGCAGCGGCATCAGGGACACCAAGGGCCTGCCCGCCCGGATGATCATGATCATCAACAGTGAGCGGCAGGCGGAGGTGCTGCACCGCCCCGTGCTCGGCGGCTACGTCGAGCTCGTCTCCCCCACCGGCGACGGACAGCCCCAGCCCGTGCCCAGCCCCGACCACAGCAGCATCGGCAACCACATGGCCTACGCCGTGCAGTGGTGGCTCTTCTCCGCCTTCGTCCCCGTCGGCTGGGTCATCCTCGTCCGCAGGGAGCGCCGCGACCGCGCCGCCGAGGCGGCGGCCGCGACCGCCGGGACCACCACCGAGCCGGCGGAACCCGCCGCCGGAGTGGCCGCGAGCTCCACCTCACCGGAGTAG
- the amaP gene encoding alkaline shock response membrane anchor protein AmaP codes for MLRNVNRVLVALAGVLLVALGAAVLIGSFGLQRRWGLALPSAWPFDGAHDVLLTLAEQRRWRGRGWWWPVVIAALAAVTLLALAWLLVQARRRRLRHLVVDSGDGDVVVVRGRALEDVLAAEAGALDGVDHAAVTLGGRRTAPEARIVLTLAPHAAPAAALHRLLAEVLQQARTSAGLARLPAEVHLRAVRHGAERVG; via the coding sequence GTGCTGAGGAACGTCAACCGGGTGCTGGTCGCCCTGGCCGGGGTGCTGCTCGTGGCCCTCGGCGCGGCCGTCCTGATCGGGTCGTTCGGCCTCCAGCGGCGCTGGGGCCTCGCCCTGCCGTCCGCCTGGCCGTTCGACGGGGCGCACGACGTGCTGCTCACCCTCGCCGAACAGCGCAGGTGGCGGGGGCGCGGGTGGTGGTGGCCCGTGGTCATCGCCGCCCTCGCGGCGGTGACGCTGCTGGCCCTGGCGTGGCTGCTCGTCCAGGCCCGCCGGCGCCGGCTGCGGCACCTGGTCGTCGACAGCGGCGACGGCGACGTGGTCGTGGTGCGGGGCAGGGCGCTGGAGGACGTGCTGGCCGCCGAGGCGGGGGCGCTGGACGGGGTCGACCACGCCGCCGTCACCCTCGGCGGCCGCCGTACCGCCCCCGAGGCCCGGATCGTCCTGACGCTCGCCCCGCACGCCGCCCCCGCCGCGGCCCTGCACCGGCTGCTGGCCGAGGTGCTGCAACAGGCCCGTACGTCGGCCGGGCTCGCCCGCCTCCCGGCGGAGGTCCACCTCCGCGCGGTGCGGCACGGCGCCGAACGCGTGGGGTGA